A stretch of Lacipirellulaceae bacterium DNA encodes these proteins:
- a CDS encoding ECF-type sigma factor translates to MTDDDPGSITHWLHKLSSEDDSNAQQQLWNRYFGQLAGIARARLTTVKGRDADEEDVALSALNSFFCGARDGRFPDLKDRTGLWPLLVKMTARKAINEVKRQQAQKRTPKAEQRVPEMGELTGDQPTPEFAMELAEQVERMLDELSDEQLRTIAVMKLEGHTNAEIAAHFDIVERSVARKLARIRVEWEEHVV, encoded by the coding sequence ATGACCGACGACGACCCCGGTTCGATTACGCACTGGCTCCATAAACTGTCTTCGGAAGACGATTCCAACGCACAGCAGCAGCTATGGAATCGCTACTTCGGGCAGCTTGCGGGGATTGCGCGGGCGCGGCTCACCACGGTCAAAGGTCGTGATGCCGATGAAGAAGATGTCGCGCTGAGCGCCCTGAATAGCTTTTTCTGTGGTGCACGCGACGGGCGTTTTCCTGACCTGAAAGATCGCACAGGGCTTTGGCCACTGCTCGTGAAAATGACCGCCCGCAAAGCGATCAACGAGGTGAAACGCCAGCAAGCTCAGAAGAGAACACCCAAGGCGGAGCAACGCGTTCCTGAAATGGGGGAGCTGACCGGCGATCAGCCAACTCCCGAATTCGCCATGGAACTGGCCGAGCAGGTCGAGCGGATGCTCGATGAACTTTCCGACGAGCAGCTCCGCACGATTGCCGTCATGAAGCTCGAAGGGCACACCAACGCGGAGATCGCCGCGCACTTCGACATCGTCGAACGGTCCGTGGCACGCAAGCTTGCGCGGATTCGCGTCGAGTGGGAAGAGCACGTCGTCTAA
- a CDS encoding DUF3466 family protein: MRRISLLVVALFIYASQSAQAAAPLYKIKDLTPSGYTGSVAYDINASGDAVGVAERFVSGSREEAYFYYDHSAGTSTVFGVGTILPRSAITGTGFRDAAINDSGLVAGSARFTGPVTQTRGFIYDGTTITNLGTLAGATATGIRPASDALDINSSGLATGTATSGAGTINAEGDNLDVYTGTASPITDIDGDITVVTRGDRGRAINNAGTIVGQNELGLATLFVGPSETILLATTSIAFDLNESGQVVVENSLTTDTFRYEPGSGTLTAIPQIGTGSRMFGKAINEDGDIVGWGDRSGGTSGQGRGFVYLDDDATSYILEDHIVDKTFPTGTNPGDWGTIGPAWGINDSGWIVGEGSRRFTGATFPTNRAYLLIPVPEPCAVFLLGMLVLASSMRRKL; the protein is encoded by the coding sequence ATGCGAAGAATCTCACTTTTGGTTGTTGCACTGTTTATCTACGCCAGCCAATCAGCCCAAGCCGCGGCACCGCTTTACAAGATCAAGGATCTAACCCCCAGTGGATACACCGGCAGCGTAGCCTATGACATCAACGCGTCTGGCGACGCGGTTGGCGTTGCGGAACGCTTTGTCAGCGGTTCCCGTGAAGAGGCTTATTTCTACTATGATCACTCCGCCGGCACTTCGACCGTTTTTGGTGTGGGGACGATCCTTCCAAGGAGTGCGATCACCGGCACAGGCTTTCGCGACGCAGCCATCAACGATAGTGGCCTGGTTGCTGGCTCGGCTCGATTTACCGGCCCCGTGACTCAGACCCGCGGGTTTATCTACGACGGTACGACGATTACCAACCTTGGAACGCTGGCTGGTGCCACAGCCACAGGCATTCGACCGGCGTCGGATGCGCTCGATATCAACAGCAGTGGTCTTGCGACAGGAACAGCAACTTCGGGAGCCGGGACCATCAATGCTGAAGGAGACAACTTGGATGTCTATACCGGCACGGCATCACCCATCACCGACATTGATGGAGATATTACTGTTGTAACGCGTGGCGATCGCGGGCGAGCGATTAACAACGCGGGTACTATCGTTGGCCAAAATGAGCTCGGATTGGCGACGCTTTTCGTCGGCCCTAGCGAAACGATTCTGCTCGCAACGACTTCGATTGCCTTTGACTTGAACGAGTCGGGGCAAGTGGTGGTTGAGAATTCGCTAACTACCGACACCTTCCGTTACGAACCCGGCAGCGGAACCCTGACAGCCATTCCGCAGATCGGCACCGGTAGTCGGATGTTTGGCAAAGCCATCAACGAAGATGGAGATATCGTCGGCTGGGGAGATCGTAGCGGCGGCACCAGCGGTCAGGGACGCGGCTTTGTTTATCTCGACGACGACGCGACGAGCTACATCTTAGAAGATCATATCGTCGATAAAACATTCCCTACGGGAACGAATCCGGGGGACTGGGGAACGATTGGTCCCGCTTGGGGCATTAACGATAGCGGCTGGATTGTTGGCGAAGGATCGCGCCGCTTCACCGGTGCTACCTTTCCCACCAACCGCGCCTATCTGCTGATCCCCGTGCCCGAGCCGTGTGCTGTCTTCCTGCTGGGGATGTTGGTTCTTGCCAGCAGCATGCGCCGGAAACTTTAG
- a CDS encoding PEP-CTERM sorting domain-containing protein, whose protein sequence is MSVSKTTLRAAIALLFALSPVVAQANEIYAPVVNPISPQADDNVPDVRRVPGKHYTDSFDMTHVPTPHAVDPTRIGKWDGRGGARDGLRLSDFSDQFSNSMIDAQAQINDPLFDAVTKNETALVVSTQFDMMLGNDTSLAAERIGGGVETFATRRQIVDHNHPGGLLRDIDSVDIWGSENPNRAGFYSFQGDPGNTAVYTQQVLAPNSVVPYISTTDLAMALGEPNLEPFLDVDGLMVRDVGTGFNPFDGQFGPGDAIMFSLAPIMDPTGAIIYDGGEIWTWEFGSPAQFLDHGGHLWDTAFDVRGTFGSESENIDALEAVGGVPEPTSLLLGAMGLACLGISRRRRQ, encoded by the coding sequence ATGTCCGTTTCAAAAACTACACTCCGTGCCGCTATCGCCTTGTTGTTCGCTTTGAGCCCGGTTGTTGCCCAGGCGAATGAAATCTACGCTCCCGTCGTCAACCCGATCTCGCCTCAAGCTGACGACAACGTTCCTGACGTGCGTCGCGTTCCTGGAAAGCACTATACAGACTCATTCGACATGACCCACGTTCCGACGCCGCATGCGGTTGATCCTACGCGAATTGGTAAGTGGGATGGCCGTGGTGGCGCTCGTGATGGTCTGCGACTGAGCGACTTCAGCGATCAGTTTTCCAACTCGATGATCGACGCCCAGGCACAAATCAACGACCCACTATTCGATGCGGTCACGAAGAATGAAACCGCACTGGTCGTTTCTACCCAGTTCGACATGATGCTCGGCAACGATACTTCGTTGGCAGCGGAACGCATCGGCGGGGGTGTCGAAACATTCGCAACAAGAAGGCAAATCGTCGACCACAACCACCCGGGCGGTTTGCTTCGCGATATTGATTCGGTTGATATCTGGGGGAGCGAGAATCCCAACCGCGCTGGGTTCTATTCGTTCCAAGGCGATCCGGGCAACACAGCGGTTTACACACAACAGGTTCTTGCACCCAACTCGGTCGTTCCCTACATCAGTACGACCGATCTTGCGATGGCACTTGGAGAACCAAACCTAGAACCGTTCCTCGATGTCGACGGACTGATGGTGCGCGACGTGGGTACGGGCTTCAACCCCTTCGATGGGCAGTTTGGTCCTGGCGACGCAATCATGTTCAGCCTGGCTCCGATCATGGATCCCACGGGTGCCATCATTTACGACGGTGGTGAAATCTGGACTTGGGAATTCGGCAGCCCTGCTCAATTCCTCGACCATGGCGGGCACCTTTGGGACACGGCCTTCGATGTCCGAGGAACTTTTGGCAGCGAGAGCGAAAACATTGACGCACTCGAAGCCGTTGGTGGCGTACCCGAACCGACTTCGCTGCTGCTCGGTGCGATGGGACTCGCTTGCTTAGGAATTAGCAGACGGCGGCGTCAGTAG
- a CDS encoding glycoside hydrolase family 16 protein gives MLPLRKNFRPCCAVWSVLLLFSATPAVAQIAPEGWTLTWNDEFNGTQLDTTKWDPIFWNTPFNNERQAYRPDRATVSGGNLVLTADDTPNGGKQYTSGKVESVYAQQHGRWEVRAKLPSTQGTWPAIWLLPDTNTWPWPSQGEIDIMENRGHQPDIVSSAFHYGPDFFGRQFETEEIHYNGPSAGNYHNDFHIYAVEWDATQIKFFVDDVNYHTITDAQVGGFLSSQTAPMEVNLNVAVGGDFLGGLQPNGSSVWPQEMLVDYVRIFERSTDITPFQNGSFEDGGGSLSSWNLFGNSIPNVLAESEAVLDGSHSLKIFGQFNGGQNFSGAEQGIPVEGGDEISATASSYIRSVDDLINGNVVSMKFDYYSAFGGQFGSADYLGSTAIEIANDATTNDQWFEHVLSDTVPANAVEARLVFLFNQPNQGQGAIHIDDVLFSVVELIDDADGNGDGIIDGLDFLQWQQGNGDFNNDALVNGSDLTVWRQQYGDSSSSSIAAVPEPASWLLILAFSAGCLSRRCSR, from the coding sequence GTGCTACCACTGCGTAAAAATTTCCGACCGTGCTGCGCCGTTTGGTCGGTTCTACTTCTCTTTAGCGCGACTCCAGCCGTTGCCCAAATTGCACCCGAGGGTTGGACCCTCACCTGGAACGACGAATTTAACGGCACGCAGCTCGACACGACCAAATGGGACCCGATCTTTTGGAACACGCCGTTCAATAACGAACGCCAAGCGTATCGACCAGACCGTGCCACGGTCAGCGGCGGCAATCTCGTGCTGACGGCAGACGACACGCCCAACGGTGGGAAGCAATACACCTCCGGAAAAGTCGAGAGCGTCTACGCCCAGCAGCATGGACGGTGGGAGGTTCGCGCCAAACTGCCTAGCACGCAAGGCACTTGGCCGGCAATTTGGCTACTGCCCGATACCAACACTTGGCCGTGGCCATCGCAGGGCGAGATCGACATCATGGAGAATCGGGGCCACCAACCCGACATCGTCAGCAGCGCCTTTCATTACGGCCCCGACTTTTTCGGTCGCCAGTTCGAGACCGAAGAGATTCACTACAACGGCCCGTCGGCGGGGAATTACCATAACGATTTTCACATCTATGCCGTAGAGTGGGACGCCACGCAGATCAAATTCTTCGTCGATGACGTAAATTACCATACGATCACCGATGCTCAGGTCGGCGGTTTTCTTAGTAGTCAAACAGCCCCGATGGAGGTGAATCTCAACGTGGCCGTCGGCGGTGACTTTCTGGGCGGACTGCAGCCCAATGGAAGCAGCGTGTGGCCGCAGGAGATGTTGGTCGACTACGTGCGAATCTTCGAGCGGAGCACCGACATAACGCCTTTCCAGAATGGCAGCTTCGAAGACGGTGGCGGCTCGCTCAGTAGCTGGAACCTGTTCGGCAACTCGATCCCCAACGTGCTCGCCGAGAGCGAAGCAGTGCTTGATGGCAGTCACTCGTTAAAGATCTTCGGCCAGTTCAACGGCGGCCAAAACTTCTCTGGAGCAGAGCAGGGCATCCCCGTCGAAGGAGGTGACGAGATTTCAGCGACGGCGAGTTCCTATATCCGTTCAGTGGATGACCTGATCAATGGGAACGTGGTAAGCATGAAGTTTGACTACTATAGCGCCTTCGGTGGCCAGTTCGGATCCGCGGACTATCTAGGATCGACCGCCATCGAGATCGCCAATGATGCAACCACCAACGACCAATGGTTTGAGCACGTTTTGAGCGATACCGTACCTGCTAATGCGGTCGAGGCACGGCTGGTATTTTTATTCAACCAGCCGAATCAAGGACAAGGCGCAATTCACATTGACGATGTTTTATTCTCGGTCGTTGAACTCATCGACGATGCGGATGGCAACGGGGATGGCATCATTGATGGTCTGGATTTCTTGCAGTGGCAGCAGGGCAACGGCGACTTCAACAATGATGCACTCGTTAACGGCAGTGACCTGACCGTCTGGCGGCAACAGTACGGTGACTCTTCATCAAGCTCGATCGCCGCCGTGCCCGAGCCGGCGTCGTGGCTGCTTATCCTTGCTTTCTCTGCGGGTTGTTTGAGCCGCCGGTGCTCTCGCTAG
- a CDS encoding DUF1559 domain-containing protein, whose amino-acid sequence MLKTKQMPSHNATRKGFTLVELLVVIAIIGVLVGLLLPAVQAAREAARRISCANNAKNLSLAIQNHVSAKQTFPVSTPYDRDCEGDLFVDYDVNPPTVQYVGPGNCSKLDRTGRTGAGWIVQVLPYLEQQPIYDQLKNGQAFEGNFLSNQGMRRNVPAVREALATTLPLLSCPSDVASTELSTDQFWYGNIEVALTSYKGVLGDTSLLDLKPDLGSTPDCHDKTGCNGMIWRNTYFNPLKMKDVADGTSNTYIVGEAVSSIDFHSAAFFSDGDWATCGEPLNFFPADTSVESLKSSAIWPEVRGFRSFHPGGVHMAMVDSSVQFVSDSIDHETYRAFSTRNRGEVVDSQ is encoded by the coding sequence ATGTTGAAGACCAAGCAGATGCCCAGCCATAACGCCACACGCAAAGGCTTCACGCTGGTTGAGTTATTGGTTGTCATTGCGATCATCGGAGTTCTTGTCGGCCTGCTCCTACCGGCCGTACAAGCAGCTCGCGAAGCCGCCCGTCGCATAAGCTGTGCGAATAACGCCAAGAACTTGTCGTTGGCGATCCAAAATCATGTCTCAGCGAAGCAAACTTTTCCTGTAAGCACTCCTTACGACAGAGACTGCGAAGGGGATCTTTTCGTCGACTATGATGTTAATCCTCCCACTGTTCAGTACGTGGGTCCTGGCAACTGTTCGAAATTAGATCGTACTGGCCGAACCGGCGCTGGCTGGATCGTGCAAGTACTCCCGTATCTCGAGCAGCAACCAATCTATGACCAATTGAAGAATGGCCAAGCCTTCGAGGGCAACTTCCTTTCCAACCAGGGAATGAGAAGAAACGTTCCGGCAGTCCGTGAAGCGTTGGCAACCACACTGCCATTGCTATCGTGTCCTTCGGATGTCGCCTCGACAGAGCTCTCGACCGATCAATTTTGGTACGGGAATATTGAAGTTGCACTGACGAGCTACAAGGGAGTGCTCGGCGACACCTCACTTCTTGACCTGAAACCCGATCTGGGAAGTACCCCTGACTGCCACGACAAAACTGGCTGCAACGGGATGATCTGGCGCAACACCTATTTCAATCCGCTGAAGATGAAAGACGTGGCTGACGGTACGAGCAACACTTACATCGTTGGTGAAGCGGTTTCTTCGATCGACTTCCATAGCGCGGCATTTTTCTCAGACGGTGACTGGGCGACCTGCGGCGAGCCTCTGAACTTTTTCCCGGCCGATACCAGTGTCGAATCGTTAAAGTCGAGTGCAATTTGGCCGGAAGTTCGCGGATTCCGCAGCTTCCATCCTGGTGGGGTCCATATGGCAATGGTCGATTCTTCGGTACAATTTGTATCAGACTCAATCGACCACGAGACTTATCGCGCGTTTTCAACGCGTAATCGAGGAGAGGTGGTTGATAGCCAATAG
- a CDS encoding PEP-CTERM sorting domain-containing protein → MKRINLIASALMAAVAVVGMQAQSQAVTVTVDGSAAWEGFMNVSELPANGGGFVFGSGWGVPDLVADIDAVNNTITTSPNTVGDPNEFWYQPGRPGDDPMDPNDNGGPGALGNKSMEANLFVNEVGTFAGQTLTFTGTIDAFSLTGAHVAEVFIKDFEPDFSSAVETSATISSTGTFSITQSLINDPARPVQYGFRMTGENVWVTDVAPFGSVTFGAIPEPTSLVLFGLGVAGLAVGRRRK, encoded by the coding sequence ATGAAAAGAATCAATCTCATTGCATCTGCATTGATGGCCGCCGTGGCTGTCGTCGGAATGCAAGCCCAGTCCCAGGCGGTTACGGTAACCGTCGACGGCAGTGCCGCGTGGGAAGGCTTTATGAATGTCTCAGAACTGCCAGCCAATGGCGGCGGCTTTGTTTTTGGTAGCGGTTGGGGAGTTCCCGACCTAGTTGCCGACATCGACGCAGTAAACAACACGATCACCACATCGCCTAATACCGTGGGCGACCCTAACGAGTTCTGGTACCAACCTGGTCGTCCTGGCGACGATCCAATGGATCCCAATGACAATGGTGGACCTGGAGCTCTCGGTAATAAAAGCATGGAAGCCAACCTTTTTGTGAATGAAGTTGGCACCTTTGCTGGTCAAACCTTGACTTTCACAGGAACGATTGACGCATTCTCTTTGACTGGTGCTCATGTTGCTGAAGTCTTCATCAAGGACTTCGAGCCTGACTTCTCAAGTGCAGTTGAGACATCAGCCACCATTTCCTCGACGGGTACGTTCAGCATCACCCAATCGCTGATCAATGATCCTGCTCGTCCCGTGCAGTATGGTTTCCGCATGACGGGCGAGAACGTTTGGGTTACCGACGTCGCACCGTTTGGTTCGGTCACCTTTGGTGCCATTCCAGAACCAACTTCGCTGGTTCTGTTTGGTCTCGGCGTCGCTGGTCTCGCAGTCGGCCGACGTCGTAAGTAA
- a CDS encoding LacI family DNA-binding transcriptional regulator produces the protein MATIRQVAKCAGVSIATVSRVINNSPAVTEEARSKVLEAVNKCGYVPNVGRRTTSFIALVYAGPFSLGSPYDAALVEGMVQAMDLTDLDLVVLNPSRDKSSDESYTQFFLRKGVRGVILRSTVEGRPTCKTIAEENFPAIVVGDHFEHENLGFVYAESSTTSRQAIEHLITLGHKRIAFASNEHEDGDHVDRFAAYNEVMKENDLEIDRSLIYRVPAQRLNGAQLLRNLMSVPKPPTAVFVTDPPIAVGLINEARNIGMEVPGDLSVVGFDDHDSRNYVYPKMTAVCQDARQLGYEAFLELARVVEAGGGERCQHRISSTWFEINNSTAQPPESAVGILPDGTRLQATG, from the coding sequence GTGGCTACGATCCGACAAGTTGCAAAGTGCGCTGGCGTTTCGATCGCTACCGTTTCGCGGGTGATCAATAACAGCCCTGCCGTGACGGAAGAGGCGCGGTCGAAGGTTCTTGAAGCAGTCAACAAGTGCGGATACGTCCCGAATGTGGGCCGTCGGACGACTTCGTTTATTGCCTTGGTCTACGCTGGGCCTTTCTCGCTTGGGTCCCCCTATGATGCGGCTCTCGTTGAGGGGATGGTCCAGGCAATGGACCTAACGGACCTCGATTTGGTTGTCTTAAACCCTTCGAGGGATAAGAGTTCCGACGAATCCTACACGCAATTCTTTCTGCGCAAGGGTGTGCGTGGCGTCATTCTGCGATCGACGGTCGAGGGGCGACCAACTTGTAAGACCATTGCCGAGGAAAACTTCCCCGCAATCGTCGTTGGGGATCACTTCGAGCACGAGAATCTCGGCTTTGTCTACGCGGAGTCCTCAACGACTAGCCGTCAGGCAATCGAGCATCTCATCACTTTGGGCCACAAGCGAATCGCCTTCGCCTCGAACGAGCATGAGGATGGCGACCACGTCGATCGCTTCGCCGCCTATAACGAGGTAATGAAAGAGAACGATCTCGAAATCGACCGCAGCCTTATTTATCGAGTTCCTGCTCAGCGGCTCAATGGCGCCCAATTGCTGCGAAATCTGATGAGCGTCCCCAAGCCGCCTACCGCCGTCTTTGTAACTGATCCACCCATTGCTGTGGGTCTGATTAACGAAGCGAGGAATATCGGCATGGAGGTTCCTGGGGATCTCTCCGTGGTGGGCTTCGACGATCACGACTCGCGGAACTACGTATATCCCAAGATGACGGCTGTCTGCCAAGATGCACGCCAGCTCGGCTACGAGGCTTTTCTGGAGCTGGCCCGTGTTGTTGAGGCCGGTGGAGGCGAGCGTTGCCAGCATCGTATCTCGTCGACCTGGTTTGAAATCAACAATTCGACCGCCCAGCCCCCGGAAAGTGCGGTTGGCATTCTCCCCGACGGCACTCGCTTGCAAGCGACTGGCTAG
- a CDS encoding MFS transporter, which yields MTETQHHATAPEDRIPLGQKSAYAVGMLVNNLQAAALPAMMVILNIGLGMSPILVGIIGFVPRIFDAVSDPLMGYISDRTRTRWGRRRPFIFIGALLAGVIFAAMWQMPSGQSETFYYRTFLTASIAYFLIYTIYATPFVALGFEMTPDYHERTRLQAFANTFGQLAWLGAPAIWWFIANKDFFPDEAAGARYLAIWIGGAISLLGIAPAIFCRERQTLAPSTDDSDETEGGVLNELFLFFRGVATTFRCGPFVKLCLATFLVFNGFMLGTSFSLYVMIYYVFQQPDTVEGINSIAASINPLSGYALNSFDLDSAKSSAGGLNFWFGFLTSVATLLVIPFTGYLSTIIGKRKTFLITIPLSLVGYGLKWFGYNTLHPYWLLAACPFVAFGTGSLFTLMGSMVADVCDYDELDSHQRREGMFGAIYWWMVKVGLALAGLLTGVLLEVSGFDVNRGILQTEETLLLLRVFDVGVPLITSAIAIAIMMTYELTETRSHEIREELIRRRGKLSA from the coding sequence ATGACTGAAACCCAACACCACGCCACTGCCCCGGAAGATCGGATACCTCTGGGGCAGAAATCTGCTTATGCGGTGGGGATGCTCGTCAATAATCTACAAGCTGCCGCGTTGCCGGCCATGATGGTAATCCTCAACATCGGCCTGGGGATGAGCCCCATTTTGGTGGGCATCATCGGATTCGTGCCCCGCATCTTCGACGCGGTCTCCGACCCACTGATGGGTTACATCTCTGACCGGACTCGAACCCGCTGGGGACGCCGCCGTCCCTTCATTTTTATTGGTGCGCTTCTAGCCGGAGTCATCTTCGCCGCGATGTGGCAGATGCCTTCGGGACAGTCCGAAACGTTTTACTATCGCACGTTCCTCACGGCTTCGATCGCTTACTTTCTGATCTACACGATTTACGCGACCCCTTTCGTGGCCCTGGGTTTTGAAATGACTCCCGATTACCACGAGAGGACGCGCCTCCAAGCGTTTGCTAATACCTTCGGGCAACTTGCCTGGCTCGGAGCACCGGCCATCTGGTGGTTCATCGCTAATAAAGACTTCTTTCCTGATGAAGCTGCCGGCGCGCGTTACTTGGCGATCTGGATTGGCGGAGCCATTAGCTTGCTGGGGATCGCGCCCGCCATCTTTTGTCGCGAGCGTCAAACTCTTGCGCCATCAACTGATGATTCGGATGAAACTGAGGGCGGTGTCCTCAATGAACTGTTTCTATTCTTTCGCGGCGTCGCGACCACGTTTCGATGCGGGCCGTTCGTCAAACTCTGCCTGGCAACCTTCTTGGTGTTCAACGGCTTCATGCTGGGTACGTCGTTCTCTCTCTATGTGATGATCTACTATGTCTTTCAGCAGCCCGATACGGTTGAAGGCATCAACTCGATCGCCGCAAGTATCAACCCGCTTTCTGGATACGCCCTGAACTCCTTCGATCTCGATAGCGCAAAGTCTTCAGCGGGAGGTCTTAACTTTTGGTTTGGTTTTCTAACCTCGGTTGCGACTCTGTTGGTGATCCCCTTTACGGGCTACCTTTCAACGATCATCGGCAAACGGAAAACCTTCCTGATCACCATCCCGCTTTCGCTGGTGGGGTACGGCCTCAAGTGGTTCGGCTACAACACGCTGCATCCTTACTGGCTGCTTGCTGCGTGCCCTTTCGTGGCCTTCGGTACGGGATCGCTGTTCACTCTGATGGGCTCAATGGTTGCCGACGTCTGCGACTACGACGAACTCGACAGCCACCAGCGTCGCGAAGGCATGTTCGGCGCGATCTATTGGTGGATGGTCAAGGTTGGCTTGGCCCTGGCCGGCTTGCTCACCGGGGTGCTGTTGGAAGTCTCCGGCTTCGACGTGAATCGCGGCATTCTCCAGACCGAAGAGACCCTCTTGCTTCTGCGTGTCTTCGATGTCGGCGTCCCCCTGATCACTTCGGCGATTGCCATCGCGATCATGATGACTTACGAGCTAACCGAAACCCGCTCGCACGAGATCCGCGAAGAGCTCATCCGACGCCGCGGCAAGTTGAGTGCGTAG
- a CDS encoding nucleotidyltransferase domain-containing protein: MADAYRDDPRFRALIIGGSVAKGYAREDSDVDFLIVASDEAFEQHLTARDLFINRRDLCDYEGGYVDGKIINLAFLEDLAEKGNEPSRAAFEGAFVAYSHVPDLDALLRRIPVYPEAGHDERIKAFYSMSFIQHWLFQEAERHGNRYTLTRAASQLALFTARLLLAHNRRLFPYHKWLPKALESVPDKPDDMMQCFGNLLEKPSGAHATALFESVRDHRDWGVSDLEAYTWFMTDVEWSWMSGRTPIEDW, encoded by the coding sequence TTGGCCGACGCCTACCGCGACGATCCGCGGTTTCGTGCGCTGATCATCGGCGGCTCCGTCGCCAAAGGCTATGCCCGCGAGGACTCGGACGTGGACTTCCTGATCGTCGCAAGTGATGAGGCGTTCGAGCAGCACCTGACCGCGCGCGACCTCTTCATCAATCGCAGAGACCTCTGTGACTACGAGGGGGGCTACGTCGACGGCAAGATCATCAACCTTGCGTTCCTTGAAGACTTGGCTGAAAAGGGCAACGAACCTTCCCGTGCCGCGTTCGAGGGGGCGTTCGTCGCCTACTCGCACGTCCCCGACCTCGACGCCCTGCTGCGGCGGATCCCTGTCTATCCCGAGGCGGGGCACGATGAACGCATCAAGGCTTTCTACAGCATGTCATTCATTCAGCACTGGCTTTTCCAAGAGGCAGAGCGCCACGGCAACCGCTACACGCTGACCCGCGCCGCCAGTCAGCTTGCGTTGTTCACCGCCCGGTTGCTCCTGGCCCATAACCGCCGACTCTTCCCCTATCATAAGTGGCTGCCGAAGGCCCTCGAATCGGTGCCTGACAAGCCCGACGACATGATGCAATGCTTCGGTAACCTGCTCGAAAAACCCTCCGGAGCCCATGCCACCGCCCTGTTCGAATCAGTCCGGGACCATCGTGACTGGGGCGTCAGCGACCTCGAGGCCTACACGTGGTTCATGACCGACGTGGAGTGGAGCTGGATGTCGGGCAGAACTCCCATCGAGGACTGGTAG